A window of the Cuculus canorus isolate bCucCan1 chromosome 3, bCucCan1.pri, whole genome shotgun sequence genome harbors these coding sequences:
- the ANKRD6 gene encoding ankyrin repeat domain-containing protein 6 isoform X2: MSQQDVVAVLSERLLVAAYKGQVENVVQLINKGAKVAVTKHGRTPLHLAAHKGHLHVVQVLLKAGCDLDIQDDGDQTALHRAAVVGNTDVIATLIQEGCALDRQDKDGNTALHEACWHGFSQSAKVLVKAGANVLAKNKAGNTPLHLACQNSHSQSTRVLLLGGSRADLKNNAGDTCLHVAARYNHLPIIKVLLSAFCSVHEKNQAGNTALHVAAALNHRKVVKLLLEAGADASVVNNAGQTPLEVARQHNNPEVALLLTKASQVSRFNRGRSLRKKREKLKEERRAQSVPRDEVVQSKDSVSPADDTPSSDQPPQRKSDLKDEPRSTSPDPKGKKSKKKKAKEKVSALSDPISPADQQTLPRPQQNVPKRRSKHHCSSPPPPHEVRAYQLYTLYRGKDGKVMQAPINGCRCEPLINKLENQLEATVEEIKAEFGTVQDKMNVKLGQMESKTQHQLRVLDKLMAERLSAERTECLHRLQQHTELEKNEGEKRQNSLVDELKTWCMLKIQNLELKLSGDSRSSRPKSTLSTCESLTETLDTENNPHSAKDCKANQPVLQSEGSHQHSYTTLPNSLSEDGGRSRVQMPEQSFGQHFCIQQDGASGTTLSGTEQQLIVGGPVSSAPAQDVRPKDKAVGAGMFHRFQQELPSCELLGSKLRHVKVQTALQPLTEPAKTEPQSGYFIDKGTQTKKSSKSGQSRHKALHHTGAHQGQEQQPSTLPAGQPPAPPLKGTSQALEITQYFFEAVSTQMEKWYERKIEEARCQANQKAQQDKAALKEHIKSLEEELSKLRTKVQKES, from the exons CATGGCCGGACCCCCTTGCATCTTGCTGCCCACAAGGGTCACCTCCACGTTGTCCAGGTTTTGTTGAAGGCAGGCTGTGACCTGGATATTCAGGATGAC ggcGATCAGACAGCATTGCATCGGGCTGCTGTCGTAGGGAACACTGATGTTATAGCAACTCTGATTCAAGAGGGGTGTGCTTTGGACAGGCAAGACAAG GATGGGAACACAGCTCTTCATGAAGCTTGTTGGCATGGGTTCAGTCAGTCTGCCAAAGTGCTCGTTAAAGCAGGAGCCAATGTACTTGCCAAGAACAAG GCAGGTAACACACCTCTTCACCTCGCCTGCCAGAATAGCCATTCCCAGAGTACTCGTGTTTTGTTACTTGGAGGATCTCGAGCAGACCTCAAAAATAAT gCAGGAGATACCTGTCTGCATGTGGCTGCTCGTTATAATCACTTGCCCATCATTAAGGTGCTGCTCAGTGCTTTCTGTTCTGTCCATGAAAAGAACCAG GCAGGCAATACGGCACTCCATGTAGCTGCTGCTCTGAATCACAGGAAGGTGGTTAAGCTGTTGCTGGAGGCAGGGGCTGATGCATCCGTTGTCAACAAT GCAGGTCAGACCCCTCTAGAGGTTGCCAGACAGCACAATAACCCTGAGGTTGCACTCCTCCTCACTAAAGCATCACAG GTCTCACGCTTTAACCGTGGAAGAAGcctgaggaagaagagagagaagctgAAGGAGGAAAGGCGAGCTCAGTCGGTACCACGGGATGAAGTAGTACAGAGCAAG GACAGCGTCTCGCCTGCTGATGACACACCAAGCAGCGACCAGCCACCACAAAGGAAAAGCGATCTGAAGGATGAACCCCGGTCAACCTCACCAGATcccaaaggaaagaagagcaaaaagaaaaaggcaaaggaaaag GTTTCAGCACTCTCGGACCCCATCTCCCCAGCCGATCAGCAGACACTCCCTCGGCCCCAGCAAAACGTGCCTAAGCGCAGAAGTAAACATCACTGCtcctctccaccccctccccacgAGGTCCGAGCCTACCAGCTGTACACGCTCTATAGAGGAAAGGATGGGAAGGTGATGCAG GCACCGATAAATGGATGTCGTTGTGAGCCGCTGATAAATAAACTGGAGAATCAGCTGGAGGCAACAGTGGAAGAGATAAAAGCTGAGTTTGGGACAGTACAAGATAAGATGAATGTTAAGCTGGGCCAGATGGAAAGCAAAACTCAACATCAA ctccGTGTTTTAGACAAGCTTATGGCTGAGCGGCTGTCCGCAGAGAGAACGGAGTGCCTTCACCGCCTGCAACAGCAcactgagctggaaaaaaatgagggggAGAAGCGGCAG aattCCTTGGTTGATGAGCTGAAGACTTGGTGCATGTTGAAGATTCAGAATCTTGAGCTCAAGCTTTCTGGAGATTCCAGGTCATCAAGACCAAAATCAACTTTGTCCACTTGTGAGTCTCTCACTGAGACCCTGGATACCGAAAACAACCCCCACAGTGCCAAGGACTGTAAAGCCAACCAGCCCGTGCTGCAGTCAGAGGGCTCCCACCAGCATTCCTATACCACGCTCCCAAATAGCCTCTCAGAAGATGGAGGAAGAAGTAGAGTCCAGATGCCAGAACAGAGCTTCGGGCAACATTTTTGCATTCAGCAAGATGGTGCATCAGGCACAACCTTGTCAG GTACAGAGCAACAGTTAATTGTTGGCGGACCAGTTTCTTCTGCCCCTGCTCAAGACGTGAGGCCAAAGGACAAAGCAGTTGGTGCCGGCATGTTCCACAGGttccagcaggagctgccctCCTGTGAGCTTTTGGGCTCCAAATTAAGACATGTTAAGGTTCAAACTGCTTTGCAGCCCTTGACTGAACCTGCGAAGACTGAACCACAGAGTGGCTACTTCATTGACAAAGGAACTCAGACAAAGAAGTCCAGCAAAAGCGGGCAGTCAAGGCACAAAGCTCTGCACCACACCGGGGCACATCAgggccaggagcagcagccctCCACTCTGCCTGCAGGGCAGCCGCCTGCCCCTCCACTCAAAGGCACTTCTCAGGCCCTGGAGATAACACAGTACTTCTTTGAGGCCGTTTCCACACAGATGGAGAAGTGGTATGAACGGAAGATAGAAGAAGCCCGGTGCCAAGCTAACCAGAAGGCACAGCAAGACAAAGCTGCACTCAAGGAGCATATCAAGAGCTTAGAAGAGGAGCTCAGCAAGTTAAGGACTAAGGTGCAGAAAGAGAGCTAG
- the ANKRD6 gene encoding ankyrin repeat domain-containing protein 6 isoform X5, with protein MSSRSLRHGRTPLHLAAHKGHLHVVQVLLKAGCDLDIQDDGDQTALHRAAVVGNTDVIATLIQEGCALDRQDKDGNTALHEACWHGFSQSAKVLVKAGANVLAKNKAGNTPLHLACQNSHSQSTRVLLLGGSRADLKNNAGDTCLHVAARYNHLPIIKVLLSAFCSVHEKNQAGNTALHVAAALNHRKVVKLLLEAGADASVVNNAGQTPLEVARQHNNPEVALLLTKASQVSRFNRGRSLRKKREKLKEERRAQSVPRDEVVQSKDSVSPADDTPSSDQPPQRKSDLKDEPRSTSPDPKGKKSKKKKAKEKVSALSDPISPADQQTLPRPQQNVPKRRSKHHCSSPPPPHEVRAYQLYTLYRGKDGKVMQAPINGCRCEPLINKLENQLEATVEEIKAEFGTVQDKMNVKLGQMESKTQHQLRVLDKLMAERLSAERTECLHRLQQHTELEKNEGEKRQNSLVDELKTWCMLKIQNLELKLSGDSRSSRPKSTLSTCESLTETLDTENNPHSAKDCKANQPVLQSEGSHQHSYTTLPNSLSEDGGRSRVQMPEQSFGQHFCIQQDGASGTTLSGTEQQLIVGGPVSSAPAQDVRPKDKAVGAGMFHRFQQELPSCELLGSKLRHVKVQTALQPLTEPAKTEPQSGYFIDKGTQTKKSSKSGQSRHKALHHTGAHQGQEQQPSTLPAGQPPAPPLKGTSQALEITQYFFEAVSTQMEKWYERKIEEARCQANQKAQQDKAALKEHIKSLEEELSKLRTKVQKES; from the exons CATGGCCGGACCCCCTTGCATCTTGCTGCCCACAAGGGTCACCTCCACGTTGTCCAGGTTTTGTTGAAGGCAGGCTGTGACCTGGATATTCAGGATGAC ggcGATCAGACAGCATTGCATCGGGCTGCTGTCGTAGGGAACACTGATGTTATAGCAACTCTGATTCAAGAGGGGTGTGCTTTGGACAGGCAAGACAAG GATGGGAACACAGCTCTTCATGAAGCTTGTTGGCATGGGTTCAGTCAGTCTGCCAAAGTGCTCGTTAAAGCAGGAGCCAATGTACTTGCCAAGAACAAG GCAGGTAACACACCTCTTCACCTCGCCTGCCAGAATAGCCATTCCCAGAGTACTCGTGTTTTGTTACTTGGAGGATCTCGAGCAGACCTCAAAAATAAT gCAGGAGATACCTGTCTGCATGTGGCTGCTCGTTATAATCACTTGCCCATCATTAAGGTGCTGCTCAGTGCTTTCTGTTCTGTCCATGAAAAGAACCAG GCAGGCAATACGGCACTCCATGTAGCTGCTGCTCTGAATCACAGGAAGGTGGTTAAGCTGTTGCTGGAGGCAGGGGCTGATGCATCCGTTGTCAACAAT GCAGGTCAGACCCCTCTAGAGGTTGCCAGACAGCACAATAACCCTGAGGTTGCACTCCTCCTCACTAAAGCATCACAG GTCTCACGCTTTAACCGTGGAAGAAGcctgaggaagaagagagagaagctgAAGGAGGAAAGGCGAGCTCAGTCGGTACCACGGGATGAAGTAGTACAGAGCAAG GACAGCGTCTCGCCTGCTGATGACACACCAAGCAGCGACCAGCCACCACAAAGGAAAAGCGATCTGAAGGATGAACCCCGGTCAACCTCACCAGATcccaaaggaaagaagagcaaaaagaaaaaggcaaaggaaaag GTTTCAGCACTCTCGGACCCCATCTCCCCAGCCGATCAGCAGACACTCCCTCGGCCCCAGCAAAACGTGCCTAAGCGCAGAAGTAAACATCACTGCtcctctccaccccctccccacgAGGTCCGAGCCTACCAGCTGTACACGCTCTATAGAGGAAAGGATGGGAAGGTGATGCAG GCACCGATAAATGGATGTCGTTGTGAGCCGCTGATAAATAAACTGGAGAATCAGCTGGAGGCAACAGTGGAAGAGATAAAAGCTGAGTTTGGGACAGTACAAGATAAGATGAATGTTAAGCTGGGCCAGATGGAAAGCAAAACTCAACATCAA ctccGTGTTTTAGACAAGCTTATGGCTGAGCGGCTGTCCGCAGAGAGAACGGAGTGCCTTCACCGCCTGCAACAGCAcactgagctggaaaaaaatgagggggAGAAGCGGCAG aattCCTTGGTTGATGAGCTGAAGACTTGGTGCATGTTGAAGATTCAGAATCTTGAGCTCAAGCTTTCTGGAGATTCCAGGTCATCAAGACCAAAATCAACTTTGTCCACTTGTGAGTCTCTCACTGAGACCCTGGATACCGAAAACAACCCCCACAGTGCCAAGGACTGTAAAGCCAACCAGCCCGTGCTGCAGTCAGAGGGCTCCCACCAGCATTCCTATACCACGCTCCCAAATAGCCTCTCAGAAGATGGAGGAAGAAGTAGAGTCCAGATGCCAGAACAGAGCTTCGGGCAACATTTTTGCATTCAGCAAGATGGTGCATCAGGCACAACCTTGTCAG GTACAGAGCAACAGTTAATTGTTGGCGGACCAGTTTCTTCTGCCCCTGCTCAAGACGTGAGGCCAAAGGACAAAGCAGTTGGTGCCGGCATGTTCCACAGGttccagcaggagctgccctCCTGTGAGCTTTTGGGCTCCAAATTAAGACATGTTAAGGTTCAAACTGCTTTGCAGCCCTTGACTGAACCTGCGAAGACTGAACCACAGAGTGGCTACTTCATTGACAAAGGAACTCAGACAAAGAAGTCCAGCAAAAGCGGGCAGTCAAGGCACAAAGCTCTGCACCACACCGGGGCACATCAgggccaggagcagcagccctCCACTCTGCCTGCAGGGCAGCCGCCTGCCCCTCCACTCAAAGGCACTTCTCAGGCCCTGGAGATAACACAGTACTTCTTTGAGGCCGTTTCCACACAGATGGAGAAGTGGTATGAACGGAAGATAGAAGAAGCCCGGTGCCAAGCTAACCAGAAGGCACAGCAAGACAAAGCTGCACTCAAGGAGCATATCAAGAGCTTAGAAGAGGAGCTCAGCAAGTTAAGGACTAAGGTGCAGAAAGAGAGCTAG
- the ANKRD6 gene encoding ankyrin repeat domain-containing protein 6 isoform X1 has product MTSSGLEWDYYEFQPVESSSVEYATPGANSFLLPANTENSYWDPNAISEWSMSIHTAQTSEIVKEKVVTVKEIKDEKDKRNQKRKARKEPRRSEREKEGDQTALHRAAVVGNTDVIATLIQEGCALDRQDKDGNTALHEACWHGFSQSAKVLVKAGANVLAKNKAGNTPLHLACQNSHSQSTRVLLLGGSRADLKNNAGDTCLHVAARYNHLPIIKVLLSAFCSVHEKNQAGNTALHVAAALNHRKVVKLLLEAGADASVVNNAGQTPLEVARQHNNPEVALLLTKASQVSRFNRGRSLRKKREKLKEERRAQSVPRDEVVQSKDSVSPADDTPSSDQPPQRKSDLKDEPRSTSPDPKGKKSKKKKAKEKVSALSDPISPADQQTLPRPQQNVPKRRSKHHCSSPPPPHEVRAYQLYTLYRGKDGKVMQAPINGCRCEPLINKLENQLEATVEEIKAEFGTVQDKMNVKLGQMESKTQHQLRVLDKLMAERLSAERTECLHRLQQHTELEKNEGEKRQNSLVDELKTWCMLKIQNLELKLSGDSRSSRPKSTLSTCESLTETLDTENNPHSAKDCKANQPVLQSEGSHQHSYTTLPNSLSEDGGRSRVQMPEQSFGQHFCIQQDGASGTTLSGTEQQLIVGGPVSSAPAQDVRPKDKAVGAGMFHRFQQELPSCELLGSKLRHVKVQTALQPLTEPAKTEPQSGYFIDKGTQTKKSSKSGQSRHKALHHTGAHQGQEQQPSTLPAGQPPAPPLKGTSQALEITQYFFEAVSTQMEKWYERKIEEARCQANQKAQQDKAALKEHIKSLEEELSKLRTKVQKES; this is encoded by the exons ATGACCTCCAGTGGCCTGGAGTGGGATTATTATGAATTTCAACCGGTGGAGTCCAGCTCTGTAGAGTACGCCACTCCAGGAGCtaactctttccttctccctgccaATACTGAAAACTCTTACTGGGATCCCAATGCCATCTCTGAATGGTCAATGAGTATCCATACAGCACAGACCTCAGAAATAGTCAAGGAGAAAGTTGTCACGGTGAAGGAAATCAAGGACGAAAAAGATAAGAGAAACCAGAAGAGAAAGGCTAGGAAGGAACCTAGAAGatcagaaagagagaaggag ggcGATCAGACAGCATTGCATCGGGCTGCTGTCGTAGGGAACACTGATGTTATAGCAACTCTGATTCAAGAGGGGTGTGCTTTGGACAGGCAAGACAAG GATGGGAACACAGCTCTTCATGAAGCTTGTTGGCATGGGTTCAGTCAGTCTGCCAAAGTGCTCGTTAAAGCAGGAGCCAATGTACTTGCCAAGAACAAG GCAGGTAACACACCTCTTCACCTCGCCTGCCAGAATAGCCATTCCCAGAGTACTCGTGTTTTGTTACTTGGAGGATCTCGAGCAGACCTCAAAAATAAT gCAGGAGATACCTGTCTGCATGTGGCTGCTCGTTATAATCACTTGCCCATCATTAAGGTGCTGCTCAGTGCTTTCTGTTCTGTCCATGAAAAGAACCAG GCAGGCAATACGGCACTCCATGTAGCTGCTGCTCTGAATCACAGGAAGGTGGTTAAGCTGTTGCTGGAGGCAGGGGCTGATGCATCCGTTGTCAACAAT GCAGGTCAGACCCCTCTAGAGGTTGCCAGACAGCACAATAACCCTGAGGTTGCACTCCTCCTCACTAAAGCATCACAG GTCTCACGCTTTAACCGTGGAAGAAGcctgaggaagaagagagagaagctgAAGGAGGAAAGGCGAGCTCAGTCGGTACCACGGGATGAAGTAGTACAGAGCAAG GACAGCGTCTCGCCTGCTGATGACACACCAAGCAGCGACCAGCCACCACAAAGGAAAAGCGATCTGAAGGATGAACCCCGGTCAACCTCACCAGATcccaaaggaaagaagagcaaaaagaaaaaggcaaaggaaaag GTTTCAGCACTCTCGGACCCCATCTCCCCAGCCGATCAGCAGACACTCCCTCGGCCCCAGCAAAACGTGCCTAAGCGCAGAAGTAAACATCACTGCtcctctccaccccctccccacgAGGTCCGAGCCTACCAGCTGTACACGCTCTATAGAGGAAAGGATGGGAAGGTGATGCAG GCACCGATAAATGGATGTCGTTGTGAGCCGCTGATAAATAAACTGGAGAATCAGCTGGAGGCAACAGTGGAAGAGATAAAAGCTGAGTTTGGGACAGTACAAGATAAGATGAATGTTAAGCTGGGCCAGATGGAAAGCAAAACTCAACATCAA ctccGTGTTTTAGACAAGCTTATGGCTGAGCGGCTGTCCGCAGAGAGAACGGAGTGCCTTCACCGCCTGCAACAGCAcactgagctggaaaaaaatgagggggAGAAGCGGCAG aattCCTTGGTTGATGAGCTGAAGACTTGGTGCATGTTGAAGATTCAGAATCTTGAGCTCAAGCTTTCTGGAGATTCCAGGTCATCAAGACCAAAATCAACTTTGTCCACTTGTGAGTCTCTCACTGAGACCCTGGATACCGAAAACAACCCCCACAGTGCCAAGGACTGTAAAGCCAACCAGCCCGTGCTGCAGTCAGAGGGCTCCCACCAGCATTCCTATACCACGCTCCCAAATAGCCTCTCAGAAGATGGAGGAAGAAGTAGAGTCCAGATGCCAGAACAGAGCTTCGGGCAACATTTTTGCATTCAGCAAGATGGTGCATCAGGCACAACCTTGTCAG GTACAGAGCAACAGTTAATTGTTGGCGGACCAGTTTCTTCTGCCCCTGCTCAAGACGTGAGGCCAAAGGACAAAGCAGTTGGTGCCGGCATGTTCCACAGGttccagcaggagctgccctCCTGTGAGCTTTTGGGCTCCAAATTAAGACATGTTAAGGTTCAAACTGCTTTGCAGCCCTTGACTGAACCTGCGAAGACTGAACCACAGAGTGGCTACTTCATTGACAAAGGAACTCAGACAAAGAAGTCCAGCAAAAGCGGGCAGTCAAGGCACAAAGCTCTGCACCACACCGGGGCACATCAgggccaggagcagcagccctCCACTCTGCCTGCAGGGCAGCCGCCTGCCCCTCCACTCAAAGGCACTTCTCAGGCCCTGGAGATAACACAGTACTTCTTTGAGGCCGTTTCCACACAGATGGAGAAGTGGTATGAACGGAAGATAGAAGAAGCCCGGTGCCAAGCTAACCAGAAGGCACAGCAAGACAAAGCTGCACTCAAGGAGCATATCAAGAGCTTAGAAGAGGAGCTCAGCAAGTTAAGGACTAAGGTGCAGAAAGAGAGCTAG
- the ANKRD6 gene encoding ankyrin repeat domain-containing protein 6 isoform X3, whose translation MTSSGLEWDYYEFQPVESSSVEYATPGANSFLLPANTENSYWDPNAISEWSMSIHTAQTSEIVKEKVVTVKEIKDEKDKRNQKRKARKEPRRSEREKEGDQTALHRAAVVGNTDVIATLIQEGCALDRQDKDGNTALHEACWHGFSQSAKVLVKAGANVLAKNKAGNTPLHLACQNSHSQSTRVLLLGGSRADLKNNAGNTALHVAAALNHRKVVKLLLEAGADASVVNNAGQTPLEVARQHNNPEVALLLTKASQVSRFNRGRSLRKKREKLKEERRAQSVPRDEVVQSKDSVSPADDTPSSDQPPQRKSDLKDEPRSTSPDPKGKKSKKKKAKEKVSALSDPISPADQQTLPRPQQNVPKRRSKHHCSSPPPPHEVRAYQLYTLYRGKDGKVMQAPINGCRCEPLINKLENQLEATVEEIKAEFGTVQDKMNVKLGQMESKTQHQLRVLDKLMAERLSAERTECLHRLQQHTELEKNEGEKRQNSLVDELKTWCMLKIQNLELKLSGDSRSSRPKSTLSTCESLTETLDTENNPHSAKDCKANQPVLQSEGSHQHSYTTLPNSLSEDGGRSRVQMPEQSFGQHFCIQQDGASGTTLSGTEQQLIVGGPVSSAPAQDVRPKDKAVGAGMFHRFQQELPSCELLGSKLRHVKVQTALQPLTEPAKTEPQSGYFIDKGTQTKKSSKSGQSRHKALHHTGAHQGQEQQPSTLPAGQPPAPPLKGTSQALEITQYFFEAVSTQMEKWYERKIEEARCQANQKAQQDKAALKEHIKSLEEELSKLRTKVQKES comes from the exons ATGACCTCCAGTGGCCTGGAGTGGGATTATTATGAATTTCAACCGGTGGAGTCCAGCTCTGTAGAGTACGCCACTCCAGGAGCtaactctttccttctccctgccaATACTGAAAACTCTTACTGGGATCCCAATGCCATCTCTGAATGGTCAATGAGTATCCATACAGCACAGACCTCAGAAATAGTCAAGGAGAAAGTTGTCACGGTGAAGGAAATCAAGGACGAAAAAGATAAGAGAAACCAGAAGAGAAAGGCTAGGAAGGAACCTAGAAGatcagaaagagagaaggag ggcGATCAGACAGCATTGCATCGGGCTGCTGTCGTAGGGAACACTGATGTTATAGCAACTCTGATTCAAGAGGGGTGTGCTTTGGACAGGCAAGACAAG GATGGGAACACAGCTCTTCATGAAGCTTGTTGGCATGGGTTCAGTCAGTCTGCCAAAGTGCTCGTTAAAGCAGGAGCCAATGTACTTGCCAAGAACAAG GCAGGTAACACACCTCTTCACCTCGCCTGCCAGAATAGCCATTCCCAGAGTACTCGTGTTTTGTTACTTGGAGGATCTCGAGCAGACCTCAAAAATAAT GCAGGCAATACGGCACTCCATGTAGCTGCTGCTCTGAATCACAGGAAGGTGGTTAAGCTGTTGCTGGAGGCAGGGGCTGATGCATCCGTTGTCAACAAT GCAGGTCAGACCCCTCTAGAGGTTGCCAGACAGCACAATAACCCTGAGGTTGCACTCCTCCTCACTAAAGCATCACAG GTCTCACGCTTTAACCGTGGAAGAAGcctgaggaagaagagagagaagctgAAGGAGGAAAGGCGAGCTCAGTCGGTACCACGGGATGAAGTAGTACAGAGCAAG GACAGCGTCTCGCCTGCTGATGACACACCAAGCAGCGACCAGCCACCACAAAGGAAAAGCGATCTGAAGGATGAACCCCGGTCAACCTCACCAGATcccaaaggaaagaagagcaaaaagaaaaaggcaaaggaaaag GTTTCAGCACTCTCGGACCCCATCTCCCCAGCCGATCAGCAGACACTCCCTCGGCCCCAGCAAAACGTGCCTAAGCGCAGAAGTAAACATCACTGCtcctctccaccccctccccacgAGGTCCGAGCCTACCAGCTGTACACGCTCTATAGAGGAAAGGATGGGAAGGTGATGCAG GCACCGATAAATGGATGTCGTTGTGAGCCGCTGATAAATAAACTGGAGAATCAGCTGGAGGCAACAGTGGAAGAGATAAAAGCTGAGTTTGGGACAGTACAAGATAAGATGAATGTTAAGCTGGGCCAGATGGAAAGCAAAACTCAACATCAA ctccGTGTTTTAGACAAGCTTATGGCTGAGCGGCTGTCCGCAGAGAGAACGGAGTGCCTTCACCGCCTGCAACAGCAcactgagctggaaaaaaatgagggggAGAAGCGGCAG aattCCTTGGTTGATGAGCTGAAGACTTGGTGCATGTTGAAGATTCAGAATCTTGAGCTCAAGCTTTCTGGAGATTCCAGGTCATCAAGACCAAAATCAACTTTGTCCACTTGTGAGTCTCTCACTGAGACCCTGGATACCGAAAACAACCCCCACAGTGCCAAGGACTGTAAAGCCAACCAGCCCGTGCTGCAGTCAGAGGGCTCCCACCAGCATTCCTATACCACGCTCCCAAATAGCCTCTCAGAAGATGGAGGAAGAAGTAGAGTCCAGATGCCAGAACAGAGCTTCGGGCAACATTTTTGCATTCAGCAAGATGGTGCATCAGGCACAACCTTGTCAG GTACAGAGCAACAGTTAATTGTTGGCGGACCAGTTTCTTCTGCCCCTGCTCAAGACGTGAGGCCAAAGGACAAAGCAGTTGGTGCCGGCATGTTCCACAGGttccagcaggagctgccctCCTGTGAGCTTTTGGGCTCCAAATTAAGACATGTTAAGGTTCAAACTGCTTTGCAGCCCTTGACTGAACCTGCGAAGACTGAACCACAGAGTGGCTACTTCATTGACAAAGGAACTCAGACAAAGAAGTCCAGCAAAAGCGGGCAGTCAAGGCACAAAGCTCTGCACCACACCGGGGCACATCAgggccaggagcagcagccctCCACTCTGCCTGCAGGGCAGCCGCCTGCCCCTCCACTCAAAGGCACTTCTCAGGCCCTGGAGATAACACAGTACTTCTTTGAGGCCGTTTCCACACAGATGGAGAAGTGGTATGAACGGAAGATAGAAGAAGCCCGGTGCCAAGCTAACCAGAAGGCACAGCAAGACAAAGCTGCACTCAAGGAGCATATCAAGAGCTTAGAAGAGGAGCTCAGCAAGTTAAGGACTAAGGTGCAGAAAGAGAGCTAG